Proteins from a single region of Neomonachus schauinslandi chromosome 10, ASM220157v2, whole genome shotgun sequence:
- the SMOX gene encoding spermine oxidase isoform X5, with protein sequence MQSCESSGDSADDPLSRGLRRRGQPRVVVIGAGLAGLAAAKALLEQGFTDVTVLEASSCIGGRVQSVKLGLLLSPSGHATFELGATWIHGSHGNPIYHLAEANGLLEETTDGERSVGRISLYSKNGVACYLTNRGCRIPKDVVEEFSDLYNEVESCESSSHSMDEVSLSAFGEWTEIPGAHHIIPSGFMRVVELLAEGIPTHVIQLGKPVRCVHWDQASARPRGPEIEPRGEGDHNHDAGEGGQGGEEPRGDGRDEDKQWPVLVECEDCEVIPADHVIVTVSLGVLKRQYTSFFRPGLPAEKVAAIHRLGIGTTDKIFLEFEEPFWGPECNSLQFVWEDEAESRTLTYPPELWYRKICGFDVLYPPERYGHVLSGWICGEEALVMEKCDDEAVAEICTEMLRQFTGNPNIPKPRRILRSAWGSNPYFRGSYSYTQVGSSGADVEKLAKPLPYTESSKMAQGNSSKQRPGHLLSSKCSEQSLDPNRGSIKPMQVLFSGEATHRKYYSTTHGALLSGQREAARLIEMYRDLFQQGT encoded by the exons ATGCAAAGTTGTGAATCCAGTGGCGACAGTGCGGATGACCCTCTCAGTCGTGGCCTACGGAGAAGGGGACAGCCTCGTGTGGTGGTGATCGGCGCTGGCTTGGCTGGCCTGGCTGCAGCCAAAGCACTTCTGGAGCAGGGCTTCACGGATGTCACTGTGCTTGAGGCTTCCAGCTGCATCGGAGGCCGCGTGCAGAGCGTGAAACTCG GGCTGTTGTTGTCACCATCAGGACACGCCACCTTTGAGTTGGGAGCCACCTGGATCCATGGCTCCCATGGGAATCCCATCTATCATCTAGCAGAAGCCAATGGCCTCCTTGAAGAGACAACTGATGGGGAGCGCAGCGTGGGCCGCATCAGCCTCTACTCCAAGAATGGCGTGGCCTGCTACCTCACCAACCGTGGCTGCAGGATCCCCAAGGACGTGGTTGAGGAATTCAGTGATTTATACAACGAG GTGGAGAGCTGTGAGAGTAGCTCCCACAGCATGGACGAGGTGTCCCTGAGCGCCTTCGGGGAGTGGACCGAGATCCCCGGGGCCCACCACATCATCCCTTCGGGCTTCATGCGGGTTGTGGAGCTACTGGCCGAGGGCATCCCCACCCATGTCATTCAGCTGGGGAAACCCGTCCGTTGTGTGCACTGGGACCAGGCCTCGGCCCGCCCCCGGggccctgagattgagccccgcggcGAAGGTGACCACAACCATGACGCTGGGGAGGGCGGCCAGGGGGGAGAGGAGCCCCGGGGGGATGGGCGGGATGAGGACAAGCAGTGGCCGGTGCTGGTGGAGTGTGAGGACTGCGAGGTGATCCCGGCGGACCACGTGATCGTGACCGTGTCGCTGGGCGTGCTCAAGAGGCAGTACACCAGCTTCTTCCGGCCAGGCCTGCCCGCCGAGAAGGTGGCTGCCATCCACCGCCTGGGCATCGGCACCACCGACAAGATCTTTCTGGAATTTGAGGAGCCCTTCTGGGGCCCCGAGTGCAACAGCCTACAGTTTGTGTGGGAGGACGAGGCGGAGAGCCGTACCCTCACCTACCCGCCCGAGCTCTGGTACCGCAAGATCTGCGGCTTCGATGTCCTCTACCCGCCCGAGCGCTACGGCCACGTGCTGAGCGGCTGGATCTGCGGGGAGGAGGCCCTCGTCATGGAGAAGTGCGACGACGAGGCGGTGGCCGAGATCTGCACAGAGATGCTGCGGCAGTTCACAG GGAACCCCAACATTCCAAAACCTCGGCGAATCCTGCGCTCGGCCTGGGGCAGCAACCCCTACTTCCGAGGCTCCTATTCGTACACGCAGGTGGGCTCTAGTGGGGCAGACGTGGAGAAGCTGGCCAAGCCCCTGCCGTACACCGAGAGCTCCAAGATGGCG CAAGGAAACTCCTCAAAGCAGCGGCCCGGTCACCTTTTATCTTCCAAGTGCTCAGAACAGTCCCTGGACCCTAATAGGGGCTCCATAAAG CCCATGCAGGTGCTGTTCTCGGGTGAGGCCACTCACCGCAAGTACTACTCCACCACCCATGGTGCTCTGCTCTCTGGCCAGCGCGAGGCCGCCCGTCTCATCGAGATGTACCGGGACCTCTTCCAGCAGGGGACCTGA
- the SMOX gene encoding spermine oxidase isoform X3, protein MQSCESSGDSADDPLSRGLRRRGQPRVVVIGAGLAGLAAAKALLEQGFTDVTVLEASSCIGGRVQSVKLGLLLSPSGHATFELGATWIHGSHGNPIYHLAEANGLLEETTDGERSVGRISLYSKNGVACYLTNRGCRIPKDVVEEFSDLYNEVYNLTQEFFRHGKPVNAESQNSVGVFTREEVRNRIRDDPEDPEATKRLKLAMIQQYLKVESCESSSHSMDEVSLSAFGEWTEIPGAHHIIPSGFMRVVELLAEGIPTHVIQLGKPVRCVHWDQASARPRGPEIEPRGEGDHNHDAGEGGQGGEEPRGDGRDEDKQWPVLVECEDCEVIPADHVIVTVSLGVLKRQYTSFFRPGLPAEKVAAIHRLGIGTTDKIFLEFEEPFWGPECNSLQFVWEDEAESRTLTYPPELWYRKICGFDVLYPPERYGHVLSGWICGEEALVMEKCDDEAVAEICTEMLRQFTGNPNIPKPRRILRSAWGSNPYFRGSYSYTQVGSSGADVEKLAKPLPYTESSKMAPMQVLFSGEATHRKYYSTTHGALLSGQREAARLIEMYRDLFQQGT, encoded by the exons ATGCAAAGTTGTGAATCCAGTGGCGACAGTGCGGATGACCCTCTCAGTCGTGGCCTACGGAGAAGGGGACAGCCTCGTGTGGTGGTGATCGGCGCTGGCTTGGCTGGCCTGGCTGCAGCCAAAGCACTTCTGGAGCAGGGCTTCACGGATGTCACTGTGCTTGAGGCTTCCAGCTGCATCGGAGGCCGCGTGCAGAGCGTGAAACTCG GGCTGTTGTTGTCACCATCAGGACACGCCACCTTTGAGTTGGGAGCCACCTGGATCCATGGCTCCCATGGGAATCCCATCTATCATCTAGCAGAAGCCAATGGCCTCCTTGAAGAGACAACTGATGGGGAGCGCAGCGTGGGCCGCATCAGCCTCTACTCCAAGAATGGCGTGGCCTGCTACCTCACCAACCGTGGCTGCAGGATCCCCAAGGACGTGGTTGAGGAATTCAGTGATTTATACAACGAG GTCTATAACTTGACCCAGGAGTTCTTCCGGCATGGTAAACCAGTCAATGCTGAGAGTCAGAACAGTGTGGGGGTGTTCACCCGGGAGGAGGTGCGCAACCGCATCAGGGATGACCCTGAGGACCCGGAGGCCACCAAGCGCCTGAAGCTCGCCATGATCCAGCAGTACCTGAAG GTGGAGAGCTGTGAGAGTAGCTCCCACAGCATGGACGAGGTGTCCCTGAGCGCCTTCGGGGAGTGGACCGAGATCCCCGGGGCCCACCACATCATCCCTTCGGGCTTCATGCGGGTTGTGGAGCTACTGGCCGAGGGCATCCCCACCCATGTCATTCAGCTGGGGAAACCCGTCCGTTGTGTGCACTGGGACCAGGCCTCGGCCCGCCCCCGGggccctgagattgagccccgcggcGAAGGTGACCACAACCATGACGCTGGGGAGGGCGGCCAGGGGGGAGAGGAGCCCCGGGGGGATGGGCGGGATGAGGACAAGCAGTGGCCGGTGCTGGTGGAGTGTGAGGACTGCGAGGTGATCCCGGCGGACCACGTGATCGTGACCGTGTCGCTGGGCGTGCTCAAGAGGCAGTACACCAGCTTCTTCCGGCCAGGCCTGCCCGCCGAGAAGGTGGCTGCCATCCACCGCCTGGGCATCGGCACCACCGACAAGATCTTTCTGGAATTTGAGGAGCCCTTCTGGGGCCCCGAGTGCAACAGCCTACAGTTTGTGTGGGAGGACGAGGCGGAGAGCCGTACCCTCACCTACCCGCCCGAGCTCTGGTACCGCAAGATCTGCGGCTTCGATGTCCTCTACCCGCCCGAGCGCTACGGCCACGTGCTGAGCGGCTGGATCTGCGGGGAGGAGGCCCTCGTCATGGAGAAGTGCGACGACGAGGCGGTGGCCGAGATCTGCACAGAGATGCTGCGGCAGTTCACAG GGAACCCCAACATTCCAAAACCTCGGCGAATCCTGCGCTCGGCCTGGGGCAGCAACCCCTACTTCCGAGGCTCCTATTCGTACACGCAGGTGGGCTCTAGTGGGGCAGACGTGGAGAAGCTGGCCAAGCCCCTGCCGTACACCGAGAGCTCCAAGATGGCG CCCATGCAGGTGCTGTTCTCGGGTGAGGCCACTCACCGCAAGTACTACTCCACCACCCATGGTGCTCTGCTCTCTGGCCAGCGCGAGGCCGCCCGTCTCATCGAGATGTACCGGGACCTCTTCCAGCAGGGGACCTGA
- the SMOX gene encoding spermine oxidase isoform X1, with protein MQSCESSGDSADDPLSRGLRRRGQPRVVVIGAGLAGLAAAKALLEQGFTDVTVLEASSCIGGRVQSVKLGLLLSPSGHATFELGATWIHGSHGNPIYHLAEANGLLEETTDGERSVGRISLYSKNGVACYLTNRGCRIPKDVVEEFSDLYNEVYNLTQEFFRHGKPVNAESQNSVGVFTREEVRNRIRDDPEDPEATKRLKLAMIQQYLKVESCESSSHSMDEVSLSAFGEWTEIPGAHHIIPSGFMRVVELLAEGIPTHVIQLGKPVRCVHWDQASARPRGPEIEPRGEGDHNHDAGEGGQGGEEPRGDGRDEDKQWPVLVECEDCEVIPADHVIVTVSLGVLKRQYTSFFRPGLPAEKVAAIHRLGIGTTDKIFLEFEEPFWGPECNSLQFVWEDEAESRTLTYPPELWYRKICGFDVLYPPERYGHVLSGWICGEEALVMEKCDDEAVAEICTEMLRQFTGNPNIPKPRRILRSAWGSNPYFRGSYSYTQVGSSGADVEKLAKPLPYTESSKMAQGNSSKQRPGHLLSSKCSEQSLDPNRGSIKPMQVLFSGEATHRKYYSTTHGALLSGQREAARLIEMYRDLFQQGT; from the exons ATGCAAAGTTGTGAATCCAGTGGCGACAGTGCGGATGACCCTCTCAGTCGTGGCCTACGGAGAAGGGGACAGCCTCGTGTGGTGGTGATCGGCGCTGGCTTGGCTGGCCTGGCTGCAGCCAAAGCACTTCTGGAGCAGGGCTTCACGGATGTCACTGTGCTTGAGGCTTCCAGCTGCATCGGAGGCCGCGTGCAGAGCGTGAAACTCG GGCTGTTGTTGTCACCATCAGGACACGCCACCTTTGAGTTGGGAGCCACCTGGATCCATGGCTCCCATGGGAATCCCATCTATCATCTAGCAGAAGCCAATGGCCTCCTTGAAGAGACAACTGATGGGGAGCGCAGCGTGGGCCGCATCAGCCTCTACTCCAAGAATGGCGTGGCCTGCTACCTCACCAACCGTGGCTGCAGGATCCCCAAGGACGTGGTTGAGGAATTCAGTGATTTATACAACGAG GTCTATAACTTGACCCAGGAGTTCTTCCGGCATGGTAAACCAGTCAATGCTGAGAGTCAGAACAGTGTGGGGGTGTTCACCCGGGAGGAGGTGCGCAACCGCATCAGGGATGACCCTGAGGACCCGGAGGCCACCAAGCGCCTGAAGCTCGCCATGATCCAGCAGTACCTGAAG GTGGAGAGCTGTGAGAGTAGCTCCCACAGCATGGACGAGGTGTCCCTGAGCGCCTTCGGGGAGTGGACCGAGATCCCCGGGGCCCACCACATCATCCCTTCGGGCTTCATGCGGGTTGTGGAGCTACTGGCCGAGGGCATCCCCACCCATGTCATTCAGCTGGGGAAACCCGTCCGTTGTGTGCACTGGGACCAGGCCTCGGCCCGCCCCCGGggccctgagattgagccccgcggcGAAGGTGACCACAACCATGACGCTGGGGAGGGCGGCCAGGGGGGAGAGGAGCCCCGGGGGGATGGGCGGGATGAGGACAAGCAGTGGCCGGTGCTGGTGGAGTGTGAGGACTGCGAGGTGATCCCGGCGGACCACGTGATCGTGACCGTGTCGCTGGGCGTGCTCAAGAGGCAGTACACCAGCTTCTTCCGGCCAGGCCTGCCCGCCGAGAAGGTGGCTGCCATCCACCGCCTGGGCATCGGCACCACCGACAAGATCTTTCTGGAATTTGAGGAGCCCTTCTGGGGCCCCGAGTGCAACAGCCTACAGTTTGTGTGGGAGGACGAGGCGGAGAGCCGTACCCTCACCTACCCGCCCGAGCTCTGGTACCGCAAGATCTGCGGCTTCGATGTCCTCTACCCGCCCGAGCGCTACGGCCACGTGCTGAGCGGCTGGATCTGCGGGGAGGAGGCCCTCGTCATGGAGAAGTGCGACGACGAGGCGGTGGCCGAGATCTGCACAGAGATGCTGCGGCAGTTCACAG GGAACCCCAACATTCCAAAACCTCGGCGAATCCTGCGCTCGGCCTGGGGCAGCAACCCCTACTTCCGAGGCTCCTATTCGTACACGCAGGTGGGCTCTAGTGGGGCAGACGTGGAGAAGCTGGCCAAGCCCCTGCCGTACACCGAGAGCTCCAAGATGGCG CAAGGAAACTCCTCAAAGCAGCGGCCCGGTCACCTTTTATCTTCCAAGTGCTCAGAACAGTCCCTGGACCCTAATAGGGGCTCCATAAAG CCCATGCAGGTGCTGTTCTCGGGTGAGGCCACTCACCGCAAGTACTACTCCACCACCCATGGTGCTCTGCTCTCTGGCCAGCGCGAGGCCGCCCGTCTCATCGAGATGTACCGGGACCTCTTCCAGCAGGGGACCTGA
- the SMOX gene encoding spermine oxidase isoform X2, giving the protein MQSCESSGDSADDPLSRGLRRRGQPRVVVIGAGLAGLAAAKALLEQGFTDVTVLEASSCIGGRVQSVKLGHATFELGATWIHGSHGNPIYHLAEANGLLEETTDGERSVGRISLYSKNGVACYLTNRGCRIPKDVVEEFSDLYNEVYNLTQEFFRHGKPVNAESQNSVGVFTREEVRNRIRDDPEDPEATKRLKLAMIQQYLKVESCESSSHSMDEVSLSAFGEWTEIPGAHHIIPSGFMRVVELLAEGIPTHVIQLGKPVRCVHWDQASARPRGPEIEPRGEGDHNHDAGEGGQGGEEPRGDGRDEDKQWPVLVECEDCEVIPADHVIVTVSLGVLKRQYTSFFRPGLPAEKVAAIHRLGIGTTDKIFLEFEEPFWGPECNSLQFVWEDEAESRTLTYPPELWYRKICGFDVLYPPERYGHVLSGWICGEEALVMEKCDDEAVAEICTEMLRQFTGNPNIPKPRRILRSAWGSNPYFRGSYSYTQVGSSGADVEKLAKPLPYTESSKMAQGNSSKQRPGHLLSSKCSEQSLDPNRGSIKPMQVLFSGEATHRKYYSTTHGALLSGQREAARLIEMYRDLFQQGT; this is encoded by the exons ATGCAAAGTTGTGAATCCAGTGGCGACAGTGCGGATGACCCTCTCAGTCGTGGCCTACGGAGAAGGGGACAGCCTCGTGTGGTGGTGATCGGCGCTGGCTTGGCTGGCCTGGCTGCAGCCAAAGCACTTCTGGAGCAGGGCTTCACGGATGTCACTGTGCTTGAGGCTTCCAGCTGCATCGGAGGCCGCGTGCAGAGCGTGAAACTCG GACACGCCACCTTTGAGTTGGGAGCCACCTGGATCCATGGCTCCCATGGGAATCCCATCTATCATCTAGCAGAAGCCAATGGCCTCCTTGAAGAGACAACTGATGGGGAGCGCAGCGTGGGCCGCATCAGCCTCTACTCCAAGAATGGCGTGGCCTGCTACCTCACCAACCGTGGCTGCAGGATCCCCAAGGACGTGGTTGAGGAATTCAGTGATTTATACAACGAG GTCTATAACTTGACCCAGGAGTTCTTCCGGCATGGTAAACCAGTCAATGCTGAGAGTCAGAACAGTGTGGGGGTGTTCACCCGGGAGGAGGTGCGCAACCGCATCAGGGATGACCCTGAGGACCCGGAGGCCACCAAGCGCCTGAAGCTCGCCATGATCCAGCAGTACCTGAAG GTGGAGAGCTGTGAGAGTAGCTCCCACAGCATGGACGAGGTGTCCCTGAGCGCCTTCGGGGAGTGGACCGAGATCCCCGGGGCCCACCACATCATCCCTTCGGGCTTCATGCGGGTTGTGGAGCTACTGGCCGAGGGCATCCCCACCCATGTCATTCAGCTGGGGAAACCCGTCCGTTGTGTGCACTGGGACCAGGCCTCGGCCCGCCCCCGGggccctgagattgagccccgcggcGAAGGTGACCACAACCATGACGCTGGGGAGGGCGGCCAGGGGGGAGAGGAGCCCCGGGGGGATGGGCGGGATGAGGACAAGCAGTGGCCGGTGCTGGTGGAGTGTGAGGACTGCGAGGTGATCCCGGCGGACCACGTGATCGTGACCGTGTCGCTGGGCGTGCTCAAGAGGCAGTACACCAGCTTCTTCCGGCCAGGCCTGCCCGCCGAGAAGGTGGCTGCCATCCACCGCCTGGGCATCGGCACCACCGACAAGATCTTTCTGGAATTTGAGGAGCCCTTCTGGGGCCCCGAGTGCAACAGCCTACAGTTTGTGTGGGAGGACGAGGCGGAGAGCCGTACCCTCACCTACCCGCCCGAGCTCTGGTACCGCAAGATCTGCGGCTTCGATGTCCTCTACCCGCCCGAGCGCTACGGCCACGTGCTGAGCGGCTGGATCTGCGGGGAGGAGGCCCTCGTCATGGAGAAGTGCGACGACGAGGCGGTGGCCGAGATCTGCACAGAGATGCTGCGGCAGTTCACAG GGAACCCCAACATTCCAAAACCTCGGCGAATCCTGCGCTCGGCCTGGGGCAGCAACCCCTACTTCCGAGGCTCCTATTCGTACACGCAGGTGGGCTCTAGTGGGGCAGACGTGGAGAAGCTGGCCAAGCCCCTGCCGTACACCGAGAGCTCCAAGATGGCG CAAGGAAACTCCTCAAAGCAGCGGCCCGGTCACCTTTTATCTTCCAAGTGCTCAGAACAGTCCCTGGACCCTAATAGGGGCTCCATAAAG CCCATGCAGGTGCTGTTCTCGGGTGAGGCCACTCACCGCAAGTACTACTCCACCACCCATGGTGCTCTGCTCTCTGGCCAGCGCGAGGCCGCCCGTCTCATCGAGATGTACCGGGACCTCTTCCAGCAGGGGACCTGA
- the SMOX gene encoding spermine oxidase isoform X4: MQSCESSGDSADDPLSRGLRRRGQPRVVVIGAGLAGLAAAKALLEQGFTDVTVLEASSCIGGRVQSVKLGHATFELGATWIHGSHGNPIYHLAEANGLLEETTDGERSVGRISLYSKNGVACYLTNRGCRIPKDVVEEFSDLYNEVYNLTQEFFRHGKPVNAESQNSVGVFTREEVRNRIRDDPEDPEATKRLKLAMIQQYLKVESCESSSHSMDEVSLSAFGEWTEIPGAHHIIPSGFMRVVELLAEGIPTHVIQLGKPVRCVHWDQASARPRGPEIEPRGEGDHNHDAGEGGQGGEEPRGDGRDEDKQWPVLVECEDCEVIPADHVIVTVSLGVLKRQYTSFFRPGLPAEKVAAIHRLGIGTTDKIFLEFEEPFWGPECNSLQFVWEDEAESRTLTYPPELWYRKICGFDVLYPPERYGHVLSGWICGEEALVMEKCDDEAVAEICTEMLRQFTGNPNIPKPRRILRSAWGSNPYFRGSYSYTQVGSSGADVEKLAKPLPYTESSKMAPMQVLFSGEATHRKYYSTTHGALLSGQREAARLIEMYRDLFQQGT; the protein is encoded by the exons ATGCAAAGTTGTGAATCCAGTGGCGACAGTGCGGATGACCCTCTCAGTCGTGGCCTACGGAGAAGGGGACAGCCTCGTGTGGTGGTGATCGGCGCTGGCTTGGCTGGCCTGGCTGCAGCCAAAGCACTTCTGGAGCAGGGCTTCACGGATGTCACTGTGCTTGAGGCTTCCAGCTGCATCGGAGGCCGCGTGCAGAGCGTGAAACTCG GACACGCCACCTTTGAGTTGGGAGCCACCTGGATCCATGGCTCCCATGGGAATCCCATCTATCATCTAGCAGAAGCCAATGGCCTCCTTGAAGAGACAACTGATGGGGAGCGCAGCGTGGGCCGCATCAGCCTCTACTCCAAGAATGGCGTGGCCTGCTACCTCACCAACCGTGGCTGCAGGATCCCCAAGGACGTGGTTGAGGAATTCAGTGATTTATACAACGAG GTCTATAACTTGACCCAGGAGTTCTTCCGGCATGGTAAACCAGTCAATGCTGAGAGTCAGAACAGTGTGGGGGTGTTCACCCGGGAGGAGGTGCGCAACCGCATCAGGGATGACCCTGAGGACCCGGAGGCCACCAAGCGCCTGAAGCTCGCCATGATCCAGCAGTACCTGAAG GTGGAGAGCTGTGAGAGTAGCTCCCACAGCATGGACGAGGTGTCCCTGAGCGCCTTCGGGGAGTGGACCGAGATCCCCGGGGCCCACCACATCATCCCTTCGGGCTTCATGCGGGTTGTGGAGCTACTGGCCGAGGGCATCCCCACCCATGTCATTCAGCTGGGGAAACCCGTCCGTTGTGTGCACTGGGACCAGGCCTCGGCCCGCCCCCGGggccctgagattgagccccgcggcGAAGGTGACCACAACCATGACGCTGGGGAGGGCGGCCAGGGGGGAGAGGAGCCCCGGGGGGATGGGCGGGATGAGGACAAGCAGTGGCCGGTGCTGGTGGAGTGTGAGGACTGCGAGGTGATCCCGGCGGACCACGTGATCGTGACCGTGTCGCTGGGCGTGCTCAAGAGGCAGTACACCAGCTTCTTCCGGCCAGGCCTGCCCGCCGAGAAGGTGGCTGCCATCCACCGCCTGGGCATCGGCACCACCGACAAGATCTTTCTGGAATTTGAGGAGCCCTTCTGGGGCCCCGAGTGCAACAGCCTACAGTTTGTGTGGGAGGACGAGGCGGAGAGCCGTACCCTCACCTACCCGCCCGAGCTCTGGTACCGCAAGATCTGCGGCTTCGATGTCCTCTACCCGCCCGAGCGCTACGGCCACGTGCTGAGCGGCTGGATCTGCGGGGAGGAGGCCCTCGTCATGGAGAAGTGCGACGACGAGGCGGTGGCCGAGATCTGCACAGAGATGCTGCGGCAGTTCACAG GGAACCCCAACATTCCAAAACCTCGGCGAATCCTGCGCTCGGCCTGGGGCAGCAACCCCTACTTCCGAGGCTCCTATTCGTACACGCAGGTGGGCTCTAGTGGGGCAGACGTGGAGAAGCTGGCCAAGCCCCTGCCGTACACCGAGAGCTCCAAGATGGCG CCCATGCAGGTGCTGTTCTCGGGTGAGGCCACTCACCGCAAGTACTACTCCACCACCCATGGTGCTCTGCTCTCTGGCCAGCGCGAGGCCGCCCGTCTCATCGAGATGTACCGGGACCTCTTCCAGCAGGGGACCTGA
- the SMOX gene encoding spermine oxidase isoform X6 → MRHATFELGATWIHGSHGNPIYHLAEANGLLEETTDGERSVGRISLYSKNGVACYLTNRGCRIPKDVVEEFSDLYNEVYNLTQEFFRHGKPVNAESQNSVGVFTREEVRNRIRDDPEDPEATKRLKLAMIQQYLKVESCESSSHSMDEVSLSAFGEWTEIPGAHHIIPSGFMRVVELLAEGIPTHVIQLGKPVRCVHWDQASARPRGPEIEPRGEGDHNHDAGEGGQGGEEPRGDGRDEDKQWPVLVECEDCEVIPADHVIVTVSLGVLKRQYTSFFRPGLPAEKVAAIHRLGIGTTDKIFLEFEEPFWGPECNSLQFVWEDEAESRTLTYPPELWYRKICGFDVLYPPERYGHVLSGWICGEEALVMEKCDDEAVAEICTEMLRQFTGNPNIPKPRRILRSAWGSNPYFRGSYSYTQVGSSGADVEKLAKPLPYTESSKMAQGNSSKQRPGHLLSSKCSEQSLDPNRGSIKPMQVLFSGEATHRKYYSTTHGALLSGQREAARLIEMYRDLFQQGT, encoded by the exons ATGA GACACGCCACCTTTGAGTTGGGAGCCACCTGGATCCATGGCTCCCATGGGAATCCCATCTATCATCTAGCAGAAGCCAATGGCCTCCTTGAAGAGACAACTGATGGGGAGCGCAGCGTGGGCCGCATCAGCCTCTACTCCAAGAATGGCGTGGCCTGCTACCTCACCAACCGTGGCTGCAGGATCCCCAAGGACGTGGTTGAGGAATTCAGTGATTTATACAACGAG GTCTATAACTTGACCCAGGAGTTCTTCCGGCATGGTAAACCAGTCAATGCTGAGAGTCAGAACAGTGTGGGGGTGTTCACCCGGGAGGAGGTGCGCAACCGCATCAGGGATGACCCTGAGGACCCGGAGGCCACCAAGCGCCTGAAGCTCGCCATGATCCAGCAGTACCTGAAG GTGGAGAGCTGTGAGAGTAGCTCCCACAGCATGGACGAGGTGTCCCTGAGCGCCTTCGGGGAGTGGACCGAGATCCCCGGGGCCCACCACATCATCCCTTCGGGCTTCATGCGGGTTGTGGAGCTACTGGCCGAGGGCATCCCCACCCATGTCATTCAGCTGGGGAAACCCGTCCGTTGTGTGCACTGGGACCAGGCCTCGGCCCGCCCCCGGggccctgagattgagccccgcggcGAAGGTGACCACAACCATGACGCTGGGGAGGGCGGCCAGGGGGGAGAGGAGCCCCGGGGGGATGGGCGGGATGAGGACAAGCAGTGGCCGGTGCTGGTGGAGTGTGAGGACTGCGAGGTGATCCCGGCGGACCACGTGATCGTGACCGTGTCGCTGGGCGTGCTCAAGAGGCAGTACACCAGCTTCTTCCGGCCAGGCCTGCCCGCCGAGAAGGTGGCTGCCATCCACCGCCTGGGCATCGGCACCACCGACAAGATCTTTCTGGAATTTGAGGAGCCCTTCTGGGGCCCCGAGTGCAACAGCCTACAGTTTGTGTGGGAGGACGAGGCGGAGAGCCGTACCCTCACCTACCCGCCCGAGCTCTGGTACCGCAAGATCTGCGGCTTCGATGTCCTCTACCCGCCCGAGCGCTACGGCCACGTGCTGAGCGGCTGGATCTGCGGGGAGGAGGCCCTCGTCATGGAGAAGTGCGACGACGAGGCGGTGGCCGAGATCTGCACAGAGATGCTGCGGCAGTTCACAG GGAACCCCAACATTCCAAAACCTCGGCGAATCCTGCGCTCGGCCTGGGGCAGCAACCCCTACTTCCGAGGCTCCTATTCGTACACGCAGGTGGGCTCTAGTGGGGCAGACGTGGAGAAGCTGGCCAAGCCCCTGCCGTACACCGAGAGCTCCAAGATGGCG CAAGGAAACTCCTCAAAGCAGCGGCCCGGTCACCTTTTATCTTCCAAGTGCTCAGAACAGTCCCTGGACCCTAATAGGGGCTCCATAAAG CCCATGCAGGTGCTGTTCTCGGGTGAGGCCACTCACCGCAAGTACTACTCCACCACCCATGGTGCTCTGCTCTCTGGCCAGCGCGAGGCCGCCCGTCTCATCGAGATGTACCGGGACCTCTTCCAGCAGGGGACCTGA